GTGGTTGACCTGGCAAACTTCCTAAACGCCATGGGCGCCAAGGTTTCCGGCGCCGGCACCGATACCATCACCATCGATGGCGTCGAGCGTCTGGGTTCGTGTTTCTACAAAGTCATGCCTGACCGTATCGAAACCGGCACCTACCTGGTGGCCGCTGCGGTCACCGGTGGCCGCGTCAAGGTCAAGGACACTGATCCGACCATTCTCGAAGCGGTTCTGGAAAAACTTCGCGAGTCCGGTGCAGAAATCACCTGCGGTGAAGACTGGATCGAGCTGAACATGCACGGCAAGCGCCCGAAAGCGGTCAACGTGCGCACTGCGCCGTACCCGGCGTTCCCGACCGACATGCAGGCGCAGTTCATCTCGCTCAACGCCATTGCCGAAGGCACCGGTGCCGTGATCGAGACAATCTTCGAAAACCGCTTCATGCACGTGTACGAACTGCACCGCATGGGCGCCAAGATCCAGGTCGAAGGCAACACCGCCATCGTTACCGGTACTGAAGTGCTGAAGGGCGCGCCAGTCATGGCGACCGACCTGCGCGCTTCGGCCAGTCTGGTGATCTCGGCACTGGTGGCCGAAGGCGATACCCTGATCGACCGCATCTACCACATCGACCGTGGTTACGAGTGCATCGAAGAAAAACTGCAGATGCTGGGCGCCAAGATCCGTCGCGTTCCGGGCTGACAGCTGCATGAGGACACAGGGACGTGTCCACTGAATTCGTTTCGAATCGAGCCGTTATCCGGCTCGATGTGTGTCCGGCGCCGATTGCGACCGGACATGAGTACCTTGATAAGGACTGACGTTTCCCATGTTGACCATCGCACTGTCCAAGGGCCGCATCCTTGACGACACTCTGCCGCTTCTCGCTGAAGCGGGCATCGTGCCGACCGAGAATCCGGACAAGAGCCGCAAGCTGATCATCCCCACGACGCAGGCAGACGTACGCCTGCTCATCGTGCGCGCTACCGACGTGCCGACCTATGTCGAGCATGGCGCGGCCGACCTCGGCGTGGCAGGTAAAGACGTGTTGATGGAGTACACCGGCCAGGGCCTGTACGAGCCACTGGATCTGCAGATTGCCCAGTGCAAGCTGATGACCGCCGGTAAAATCGGCGCGCCCGAGCCCAAGGGCCGTCTGCGCGTGGCGACCAAGTTCGTCAACGTTGCCAAGCGTTATTACGCCGAACAAGGCCGTCAGGTCGACATCATCAAGCTCTACGGCTCAATGGAGCTGGCACCGCTGATTGGTCTGGCCGACAAGATCATCGACGTGGTCGACACCGGCAACACCCTGCGCGCCAATGGTCTGGAACCCCAGGAGTTGATCGCCACGATCAGCTCGCGTCTGGTGGTTAACAAGGCTTCGATGAAAATGCAACACGCCCGTATCCAGGCGTTGATCGATACCCTGCGCAACGCTGTGGAATCGCGACACCGCGGCTGATTTACCTGCGCGACCTTGAGTCGCGCCCGTCTATCCGCCTCATAGCCAGAATCTCAGGTGCCCAAGCGGAAACGACTGCTAAGTTAGGGCGCCTGAGTTTTTGCCATTCCTATGAGGCTCTCGCTATGACCGCACCGACTGCAATTCGCCGACTCAACGCTGCTGACCCGGATTTCGCGCATCATCTGGATCATCTGCTGAGCTGGGAAAGTGTGTCTGACGACTCGGTCAATCAGCGTGTGCTGGACATCATCAAGGCTGTGCGCGAGCGCGGTGACGCGGCGCTGGTCGAGTTCACCCAGAAGTTCGACGGTCTCGAAGTCGCCTCCATGGCCGATCTGATCCTGCCGCGCGAGCGTCTGGAACTGGCCCTGACCCGCATCACCGTGCCTCAGCGCGAAGCACTGGAAAAAGCCGCGGCCCGTGTGCGCAGCTACCACGAAAAACAGAAGCAGGATTCCTGGAGCTACACCGAAGCCGACGGCACGGTGCTGGGCCAGAAAGTTACGCCGCTGGATCGCGCAGGCCTGTACGTGCCGGGCGGCAAGGCGTCGTACCCGTCGTCGGTGTTGATGAACGCCATTCCGGCCAAGGTTGCCGGTGTGACCGAAGTGGTCATGGTCGTGCCGACTCCGCGCGGTGAAATCAACGAACTGGTGCTGGCCGCTGCGTGCATCGCAGGCGTCGATCGCGTGTTCACCATCGGTGGTGCACAAGCGGTTGCCGCGCTGGCTTACGGCACCGAAAGCGTGCCGAAAGTGGACAAAGTCGTTGGGCCGGGCAACATCTATGTCGCCACCGCCAAGCGCCACGTGTTCGGTCAGGTCGGTATCGACATGATCGCCGGCCCTTCGGAAATCCTTGTTGTGTGCGATGGCCAGACCGACCCGGACTGGATCGCCATGGACCTGTTCTCCCAAGCCGAGCACGATGAAGACGCTCAAGCGATTCTGGTCAGCCCCGACGCCGAGTTCCTCGACAAGGTCGCCGCGAGCATCGACAAACTGCTGCCGACCATGGACCGCGCAACCATCATCGAAACCTCGATCAATGGCCGCGGCGCGCTGATTCAAGTGCGTGACATGGCCCAGGCCATCGAAGTCGCCAACCGCATCGCCCCGGAACACCTGGAGCTCTCGGTCGCTGACCCACAAGCCTGGCTGCCACAGATTCGCCACGCCGGCGCGATCTTCATGGGCCGTCACACCTCCGAAGCATTGGGCGACTACTGCGCAGGCCCGAACCACGTATTGCCGACCTCCGGCACTGCGCGTTTCTCCTCGCCACTGGGTGTTTATGACTTCCAGAAACGCTCGTCGATCATCTTCTGTTCCGAGGCCGGTGCTTCCGAACTGGGCAAGACCGCTTCGGTACTCGCCCGTGGCGAATCCCTGAGCGCCCACGCGCGCAGCGCCGAATACCGCATCATTGACGACAAGCAGGGGAACTGAACATGAGTAAATTCTGGAGCCCGTTCGTCAAGGATCTGGTGCCTTATGTGCCTGGCGAACAGCCGAAGCTGACCAGACTGGTCAAGCTGAACACCAATGAAAACCCCTACGGCCCGTCGCCAAAAGCCCTGGCGGCGATGCAGACCGAACTCAACGACAATCTGCGCCTGTACCCTGATCCGAACAGCGACCTGCTGAAAAACGCCGTCGCCCAGTACTACGGCGTGCGGAGCAATCGGGTGTTCCTCGGCAACGGTTCGGACGAAGTGCTCGCGCACATCTTCCACGGTCTGCTGCAACACGATCAGCCGTTGCTGTTCCCGGATATCAGCTACAGCTTCTATCCGGTGTATTGCGGTCTGTACGGCATCAAATTTGATGCGGTGCCGCTGGATTCGCAGTTCCAGATCAACCCGGCGGATTACGCCAAGCCGAACGGCGGCATCATTTTCCCCAACCCGAACGCACCGACCGGTTGCCTGCTGGCACTGGAGGCGGTCGAGCAGATTCTCACGGCCAGCCCTGATTCGGTGGTGGTCGTGGATGAGGCTTATATCGACTTTGGCGGCGAAACAGCGATCAGTCTGGTGGATCGCTATCCGAACCTGCTGGTGACTCAGACCTTGTCCAAGTCCCGGTCGCTGGCCGGCCTGCGGGTTGGTCTGGCGGTCGGGCATCCGGACCTGATCGAGGCGCTGGAGCGGATCAAGAACAGCTTCAACTCTTATCCGATTGATCGTTTGGCGAACGTCGGTGCGGCAGCGGCGTTCGAGGATCGCGAGTATTTCGACAAGACTTGCCGTCTGGTGATCGAGAGCCGTGAATGGGTAATTGCGCAGTTGCAGGGCAAGGGCTTTGAAGTGCTGCCGTCGGCGGCGAACTTCATTTTTGCCCGGCACCCGCAACATGATGCAGCAGGGCTGGCGGCCAAATTGCGTGAGCAGGGTGTGATCGTCCGGCACTTCAAGCAGGAGCGGATCGCGCAGTTCCTGCGGATTTCGATTGGCACGCCGGAGCAGAATCAGGCGTTGATTGACGGGTTCGGCGACCTCTAATCACCATTGCCCCCTGTTGGAGTGAGCCTGCTCGCGACGCCTTTCAGCATTCAATATGTGAGTTGGATGACGCACCGCGATCGCGAGCAGGCTCGCTCCTCCAGGGGAATTGTGGTGGTTATTCGTGATGCGGCTCACCGAGGAACGTCAGCGAGGTGAACAGCCCGCGACTGTTCACGTCCGGGCTGTCCTTCACCGGCACCTCAACCTGCGCGGCAATCACATTCAACCCTTCATTGCGCACCAACACCTGCGCGCGGCCGTCTTTGTCAGTCTCGGTGCTTAAGGTATTCGGCGCACTGCGATAGTCACCAATCAACTTCACCCCCGCCGCCGGTTTGCCATCGAGCAACACCCGCACCGGCAATGAATTTCCCGGCCCGATAGTCAACGGGTCGACTTCCGGCAGAATCAGCAGTTTGATCTGATCAAGCTTGGGCAACTTCGCGCCCGGTTGGTAAATCGCCAGGCTGTACTTGAAGGTCTGCGTCGCCTCGACAGCGCCCGGGACTTTGCTGCGCCCTTCATTGATCCACTTCTTGTCAGCCGTTTGCGACCACATGCCGTTGTTCAACGCCACTGCCAGTACCGCCGGGGTTTTCAGAGGTTTCAGGCGCGCGTGATCGGGCAGGCGCTCAACGCTGACCGGGATCATTTTTCCGCCCGCGTCATATGCCCAGGCGCCGCTGACTTTCTGCGCCTTGAAAGCATTGTCTTCAGCGCCGTGGCCATAGATCACTTCGATGTTGCCGCGGCGTTGTTCGGTCCACAGGCCATGGGCCGAGGCTTGTCCGGCGAACAGTGCCGCGATGATCAGGAGGGTTTTGCCGTATTG
The sequence above is drawn from the Pseudomonas sp. FP2196 genome and encodes:
- the murA gene encoding UDP-N-acetylglucosamine 1-carboxyvinyltransferase; the protein is MDKLIITGGARLDGEIRISGAKNSALPILAATLLCDGPVTVGNLPHLHDITTMIELFGRMGIEPVIDEKLSVEIDPRTIKTLIAPYELVKTMRASILVLGPMVARFGEAEVALPGGCAIGSRPVDLHIRGLEAMGAVIDVEGGYIKAKAPEGGLRGAHFFFDTVSVTGTENIMMAAALAKGRSVLQNAAREPEVVDLANFLNAMGAKVSGAGTDTITIDGVERLGSCFYKVMPDRIETGTYLVAAAVTGGRVKVKDTDPTILEAVLEKLRESGAEITCGEDWIELNMHGKRPKAVNVRTAPYPAFPTDMQAQFISLNAIAEGTGAVIETIFENRFMHVYELHRMGAKIQVEGNTAIVTGTEVLKGAPVMATDLRASASLVISALVAEGDTLIDRIYHIDRGYECIEEKLQMLGAKIRRVPG
- the hisG gene encoding ATP phosphoribosyltransferase codes for the protein MLTIALSKGRILDDTLPLLAEAGIVPTENPDKSRKLIIPTTQADVRLLIVRATDVPTYVEHGAADLGVAGKDVLMEYTGQGLYEPLDLQIAQCKLMTAGKIGAPEPKGRLRVATKFVNVAKRYYAEQGRQVDIIKLYGSMELAPLIGLADKIIDVVDTGNTLRANGLEPQELIATISSRLVVNKASMKMQHARIQALIDTLRNAVESRHRG
- the hisD gene encoding histidinol dehydrogenase translates to MTAPTAIRRLNAADPDFAHHLDHLLSWESVSDDSVNQRVLDIIKAVRERGDAALVEFTQKFDGLEVASMADLILPRERLELALTRITVPQREALEKAAARVRSYHEKQKQDSWSYTEADGTVLGQKVTPLDRAGLYVPGGKASYPSSVLMNAIPAKVAGVTEVVMVVPTPRGEINELVLAAACIAGVDRVFTIGGAQAVAALAYGTESVPKVDKVVGPGNIYVATAKRHVFGQVGIDMIAGPSEILVVCDGQTDPDWIAMDLFSQAEHDEDAQAILVSPDAEFLDKVAASIDKLLPTMDRATIIETSINGRGALIQVRDMAQAIEVANRIAPEHLELSVADPQAWLPQIRHAGAIFMGRHTSEALGDYCAGPNHVLPTSGTARFSSPLGVYDFQKRSSIIFCSEAGASELGKTASVLARGESLSAHARSAEYRIIDDKQGN
- the hisC gene encoding histidinol-phosphate transaminase, which codes for MSKFWSPFVKDLVPYVPGEQPKLTRLVKLNTNENPYGPSPKALAAMQTELNDNLRLYPDPNSDLLKNAVAQYYGVRSNRVFLGNGSDEVLAHIFHGLLQHDQPLLFPDISYSFYPVYCGLYGIKFDAVPLDSQFQINPADYAKPNGGIIFPNPNAPTGCLLALEAVEQILTASPDSVVVVDEAYIDFGGETAISLVDRYPNLLVTQTLSKSRSLAGLRVGLAVGHPDLIEALERIKNSFNSYPIDRLANVGAAAAFEDREYFDKTCRLVIESREWVIAQLQGKGFEVLPSAANFIFARHPQHDAAGLAAKLREQGVIVRHFKQERIAQFLRISIGTPEQNQALIDGFGDL
- a CDS encoding DUF4198 domain-containing protein; this translates as MQYGKTLLIIAALFAGQASAHGLWTEQRRGNIEVIYGHGAEDNAFKAQKVSGAWAYDAGGKMIPVSVERLPDHARLKPLKTPAVLAVALNNGMWSQTADKKWINEGRSKVPGAVEATQTFKYSLAIYQPGAKLPKLDQIKLLILPEVDPLTIGPGNSLPVRVLLDGKPAAGVKLIGDYRSAPNTLSTETDKDGRAQVLVRNEGLNVIAAQVEVPVKDSPDVNSRGLFTSLTFLGEPHHE